Proteins from a genomic interval of Daphnia pulex isolate KAP4 chromosome 4, ASM2113471v1:
- the LOC124192822 gene encoding THO complex subunit 5 homolog, with the protein MSKPSKTKRSDSESIKQDPKKSKNDVSSMAAASKVKEFCKNFMDIEDKEVESRTGESDLKIFKETCCELKRLMTDILQLKTSGKTDEETSKKIIEKRIEASLLFVTLKKLNRIDKLRLKKARDTTHDAKQRVDTFHLQLENLLYEVFHLKKEVDKCLEFKSKDEDIELVPVEEFYQEAPSSISKMELTKSNQHKLTLARLEWEFEQRKRLSEQCRSLEQNREKASSEISQKQKQLESLLPRLTSILESTRPLQEELNLPVERIKFQKELAVLLPDPLYILYSQIKAFIEACDPSLQISIEGGMEDAINFGSKNKTGLDEILEDVDSAESDMETEYETNKRSATSNKMKTDWQLTRHPLRIQLKIERVVLNFTYLTTLNIVTVDCKPVQQDDGVNQICMIDNLLSGLFPNDHGDESPSWVNCFQARSMINGKITEQGKPYLWAQRLAGLDFNGIVKSTPQSFINTEFVETVILALKSRITYRFQFVKVLHLLEKGELDLNQDSNATFPPTIYSRLVSWTSSTYEECLVTSKNLERLLNFLEVNPKSLSFYKATLERESAKLLAMFMVPVDYPNSTPICSLELNWNGKHNRENSEIIRRIEAEVNVPSTELPPQHKVDLLTVQLKKLSLHLDLITEIDGQLMKKGGGSWQSQSKPEFAAEKMIPQLIKGHDRAYPTKYDTGSGFFLHH; encoded by the exons ATGTCTAAACCTTCCAAAACTAAAAGAAGTGACTCCGAATCTATTAAACAAGATcccaaaaaaagcaaaaatgatGTTTCATCTATGGCAGCAGCAAGTAAAGTGAAGGAATTTTGCAAG AATTTCATGGACATTGAAGACAAGGAAGTTGAATCCCGGACAGGGGAAAGTGACttgaaaatattcaaagaaaCATGTTGTGAATTAAAAAGATTGATGACAGACATTTTACAATTGAAAACATCTGGAAAAACCGATGAAGAAACCAGTAAAAAGatcattgaaaaaagaatagaagcttctcttttgtttgtaaCATTGAAGAAGTTAAATCGAATAGACAAGCTTAGATTGAAAAAGGCAAGGGATACAACCCATGATGCCAAGCAGCGTGTGGATACATTTCATTTACAACTAGAAAATCTGCTGTATGAAGTCTTTCATCTGAAGAAAGAAGTGGACAAGTGTTTGGAGTTCAAGTCTAAAGATGAGGACATTGAACTTGTTCCTGTTGAGGAGTTTTATCAGGAGGCCCCAAGTAGCATTTCTAAAATG GAATTGACCAAAAGTAATCAACACAAATTGACTTTGGCTCGGTTGGAATGGGAATTTGAACAACGGAAACGTCTTTCGGAACAGTGCCGTAGTCTGGAACAAAATCGAGAAAAGGCATCCAGTGAAATCagtcagaaacaaaaacaacttgaaAGCCTGTTACCCAGACTTACTTCCATACTTGAG TCCACGCGACCCTTACAAGAAGAGCTTAATTTGCCTGTAGAGCGAATCAAGTTTCAGAAAGAGTTGGCTGTGTTATTACCGGATCCACTTTACATTTTGTACAGTCAGATAAAAGCGTTCATTGAAGCATGcg ATCCGTCATTGCAAATTTCTATCGAAGGTGGAATGGAAGATGCTATTAATTTTGGGTCAAAGAATAAAACTGGTTTGGACGAAATTCTCGAGGATGTTGATTCAGCGGAATCTGACATGGAGACGGaatatgaaacaaacaaacgctCCGCGActtcaaataaaatgaaaacagattGGCAATTGACTAGGCATCCTTTACGTATTCAACTTAAGATTGAACGCGTTGTCCTTAACTTCACGTATTTAACAACATTAAATATCGTCACGGTCGACTGCAAGCCCGTTCAGCAAGACGATGGAGTAAA TCAGATTTGTATGATCGATAATCTCCTTTCCGGACTTTTTCCAAACGACCATGGGGATGAATCGCCCAGTTGGGTCAATTGTTTTCAAGCAAGGTCTATGATCAACGGTAAAATAACTGAACAAGGAAAACCTTACCTTTGGGCCCAACGTTTAGCTGGGTTAGATTTCAACGGCATCGTAAAATCGACACCTCAATCTTTCATCAACACGGAATTCGTTGAAACG GTTATTCTTGCCCTAAAAAGTAGGATTACTTATCGTTTCCAGTTTGTTAAGGTTTTACACTTACTTG AAAAGGGTGAACTTGATCTCAATCAAGACTCAAATGCTACTTTTCCACCAACAATCTATTCTCGACTCGTCTCATGGACGTCTTCTACGTATGAAGAATGCCTCGTAACGTCAAAGAACCTTGAACGGCTGTTGAACTTCCTTGAAGTAAATCCAAAAAGCCTTTCGTTTTACAAAGCAACTCTTGAAAGAGAATCCG CAAAACTACTCGCGATGTTCATGGTTCCTGTAGACTACCCGAACTCTACACCAATTTGTTCACTTGAACTTAACTGGAATGGAAAGCACAATAGAGAAAATAGTGAAATTATACGC agaatCGAAGCGGAGGTTAACGTTCCCAGTACTGAACTTCCTCCTCAGCACAAAGTTGATCTGCTGACAGTGCAATTGAAGAAATTGAGCCTGCATTTGGATTTGATTACAGAAATCGATGGTCAGTTAATGAAGAAAGGAGGCGGAAGTTGGCAGTCGCAGTCTAAACCAGAATTTGCAGCCGAGAAAATGATTCCCCAATTGATAAAAGGCCATGATAGAGCATATCCAACAAAATATGACACAGGATCTGGATTCTTTCTGCACCATTAA